One stretch of Streptomyces agglomeratus DNA includes these proteins:
- a CDS encoding DUF6986 family protein — MGQQEKVATSLAGAVSEGISASLVPVDEELARRYPGDPGTRQPVHTVYVPGDVFAADTVRSWGDRALAALDEHAPDAASLAAVLGLSDDLAGPVYDRVRAKLEREPIEDLRVDFEDGYSGRDEDADAARAARLISEAYANGTAAPYMGIRMKCMEAAVRDRGIRTLDIFLTGLMESGGLPDGLVLTLPKVTYPEQVTAMVRLVEEFEKARGLDAGRIGFEIQIETSQSILAADGTAAVARMIGAAEGRATGLHYGTFDYSACLGVSAAYQASDHPAADHAKAIMQVAAAGTGVRVSDGSTNVLPVGSTEHVHEAWRLHYGLTRRALARAYYQGWDMHPAHIPTRYAAVFAFYREGYEQAAARLAAYVNHAGGDVMDEPATAKALSGYLLRGIDCGALDTAEVARLTGLTRADLDGFASPRRGDLTATAQ, encoded by the coding sequence ATGGGTCAGCAGGAGAAGGTGGCGACAAGCCTCGCGGGCGCGGTCAGCGAGGGCATCAGCGCCTCCCTCGTACCGGTCGACGAGGAGCTGGCCCGCCGTTACCCGGGAGACCCCGGCACCCGCCAGCCCGTACACACGGTCTACGTACCCGGTGACGTCTTCGCCGCCGACACCGTCCGTTCCTGGGGCGACCGGGCCCTCGCCGCGCTCGACGAGCACGCCCCGGACGCGGCCTCACTCGCCGCCGTCCTCGGCCTCTCCGACGACCTCGCGGGTCCGGTGTACGACCGCGTACGGGCCAAACTGGAGCGCGAGCCCATCGAGGACCTGCGCGTCGACTTCGAGGACGGCTACAGCGGCAGGGACGAGGACGCCGACGCCGCCCGCGCCGCCCGGCTGATCAGCGAGGCGTACGCCAACGGCACGGCGGCCCCGTACATGGGCATCCGCATGAAGTGCATGGAGGCGGCGGTACGCGACCGGGGCATCCGCACCCTCGACATTTTCCTCACCGGCCTGATGGAGTCCGGCGGCCTGCCGGACGGGCTCGTCCTCACGCTGCCCAAGGTCACCTACCCGGAGCAGGTCACCGCGATGGTGCGCCTGGTCGAGGAGTTCGAGAAGGCGCGCGGCCTGGACGCGGGCCGCATCGGCTTCGAGATCCAGATCGAGACCAGCCAGTCCATCCTGGCCGCCGACGGCACCGCCGCCGTGGCCCGGATGATCGGCGCCGCCGAGGGCCGCGCCACTGGCCTCCACTACGGCACGTTCGACTACAGCGCCTGCCTCGGCGTCAGCGCCGCCTACCAGGCCAGCGACCACCCCGCCGCCGACCACGCCAAGGCGATCATGCAGGTCGCCGCCGCGGGCACCGGCGTACGCGTCTCCGACGGCTCCACCAACGTCCTGCCCGTGGGCTCCACCGAGCACGTCCACGAAGCCTGGCGCCTGCACTACGGCCTCACCCGCCGCGCCCTGGCCCGCGCGTACTACCAGGGCTGGGACATGCACCCGGCCCACATCCCCACGCGTTACGCCGCCGTGTTCGCCTTCTACCGCGAGGGCTACGAGCAGGCCGCCGCGCGCCTGGCCGCGTACGTCAACCACGCCGGCGGCGACGTGATGGACGAGCCCGCGACCGCCAAGGCGCTCAGCGGTTACCTGCTGCGCGGCATCGACTGCGGCGCGCTGGACACCGCCGAGGTCGCCCGGCTCACCGGTCTGACCCGCGCCGACCTCGACGGCTTCGCCTCACCGCGCCGCGGAGACCTCACCGCCACCGCCCAGTAG
- a CDS encoding TlpA family protein disulfide reductase, with protein MSGHDGGTRLSAAELGAEPGERATLVQFSSAFCQPCRATRRTLAEVADMVEGVAHVEIDAEARLDLVRELGILATPTVLVLDAGGRVVRRASGQPRRADVIAALGRAV; from the coding sequence GTGTCAGGGCACGACGGCGGTACGCGACTGAGCGCGGCCGAACTGGGCGCGGAGCCGGGGGAGCGGGCGACACTCGTGCAGTTCTCGAGCGCGTTCTGCCAGCCCTGCCGCGCCACGCGCAGGACGCTCGCGGAAGTGGCGGACATGGTCGAAGGCGTCGCGCACGTGGAGATCGACGCGGAGGCGCGGCTCGATCTCGTACGCGAACTCGGCATCCTCGCCACGCCCACCGTGCTCGTGCTCGACGCGGGCGGCCGGGTCGTGCGGCGCGCCTCCGGGCAGCCGCGCCGGGCCGACGTCATCGCAGCCCTCGGCCGCGCCGTATGA
- a CDS encoding ROK family protein gives MHTDLVAALDIGGTKIAGALVDGDGRILLRAQRPTPAREDGESVMRAVGAVLAQLTASPLWERASAVGIGSAGPVDASAGTVSPVNVPGWRDFPLVERVRMAVGGRPVTLVGDGVAMTAAEHWQGAARGYDNALCLVVSTGVGGGLVLDGRLHRGPTGNAGHIGHISVDLDGDVCPCGSRGCVERIASGPNIARRALDRGWRPGPDGDVTAAAVAAAARAGDPVAVASYRRAAQALAAGIAATATLVEIEIAVVGGGVAGAGDVLFAPLRHALDEYATLSFVRRLKVSPALTGTDAGLVGAAAAALLGGRPGASAYVG, from the coding sequence ATGCACACCGACCTCGTCGCCGCTCTCGACATCGGCGGCACCAAGATCGCCGGCGCGCTGGTGGACGGTGACGGCCGCATTCTCCTGCGCGCGCAGCGGCCGACGCCCGCGCGCGAGGACGGCGAGAGCGTGATGCGCGCCGTCGGAGCGGTGCTGGCCCAGCTGACGGCCTCGCCCCTGTGGGAGCGCGCGTCGGCCGTCGGCATCGGCAGCGCGGGACCCGTGGACGCCTCCGCCGGCACGGTCAGTCCGGTCAACGTCCCCGGCTGGCGCGACTTCCCCCTGGTCGAGCGGGTGCGCATGGCCGTGGGCGGCCGGCCGGTCACGCTCGTCGGCGACGGCGTGGCGATGACCGCCGCCGAGCACTGGCAGGGTGCGGCCCGCGGTTACGACAACGCGCTGTGCCTGGTCGTCTCCACCGGCGTCGGCGGCGGCCTGGTCCTGGACGGGCGGCTCCACCGGGGGCCCACGGGCAACGCGGGCCACATCGGTCACATCAGCGTCGACCTCGACGGCGACGTGTGCCCGTGCGGATCGCGCGGCTGTGTGGAGCGCATCGCCAGCGGTCCCAACATCGCCCGCCGGGCACTCGACCGGGGCTGGCGCCCGGGACCGGACGGTGACGTCACCGCGGCCGCCGTGGCGGCGGCCGCCCGCGCCGGAGACCCGGTCGCCGTGGCTTCCTACCGGCGGGCCGCCCAGGCGCTGGCCGCCGGCATCGCCGCCACCGCGACGCTCGTCGAGATCGAGATCGCCGTCGTCGGCGGGGGAGTGGCGGGCGCGGGCGACGTACTCTTCGCGCCGCTGCGCCACGCGCTCGACGAGTACGCCACGCTCTCCTTCGTCCGGCGCCTGAAGGTCTCTCCGGCCCTGACCGGAACCGACGCGGGTCTGGTGGGCGCGGCGGCCGCCGCCCTGCTCGGCGGCAGGCCCGGAGCGTCGGCGTACGTCGGCTGA
- a CDS encoding MBL fold metallo-hydrolase yields the protein MDLVDVIPGRLHMFRFPVGQAYLWRDGEALTLIDAGDKDAAAGIEEAVRSLGLRPENIRRIVLTHCHRDHVGAAGELAGRYGAEVVAHRLDAPVIRGEQPVPEPVLLDWERPLYAHGLTVPPAPPTRVDREAEDGDLLGFGDGARAVHAPGHTDGSMAVHLPHHGVLFTGDCVAGVGQVMLGVFNTDRERALESFRRLAALAPSTACFGHGDPLTDGTADLLRASADRDSGLQIEHG from the coding sequence ATGGATCTCGTCGACGTAATCCCCGGCCGCCTGCACATGTTCCGCTTCCCCGTCGGCCAGGCGTACCTCTGGCGTGACGGGGAAGCGCTGACCCTGATCGACGCGGGCGACAAGGACGCTGCCGCCGGCATCGAGGAGGCGGTACGGAGTCTGGGCCTGCGCCCGGAGAACATCCGCCGGATCGTCCTCACGCACTGCCACCGCGACCACGTCGGCGCCGCCGGAGAACTGGCCGGACGCTACGGCGCCGAGGTGGTGGCGCACCGGCTGGACGCGCCCGTGATCCGGGGCGAGCAGCCGGTGCCCGAGCCGGTACTGCTGGACTGGGAACGCCCGTTGTACGCCCACGGGCTGACCGTGCCGCCGGCCCCGCCCACCCGGGTGGACCGGGAGGCCGAGGACGGCGACCTGCTCGGCTTCGGCGACGGCGCGCGGGCCGTTCACGCCCCCGGCCACACGGACGGCAGCATGGCCGTCCATCTGCCGCACCACGGTGTGCTGTTCACGGGTGACTGTGTCGCCGGCGTCGGCCAGGTGATGCTGGGTGTCTTCAACACCGACCGGGAGCGGGCCCTGGAGTCGTTCCGCCGCCTGGCGGCGCTCGCTCCCTCCACCGCCTGCTTCGGCCACGGCGACCCGCTGACGGACGGTACGGCGGACCTCCTGCGGGCATCAGCCGACCGGGACTCCGGCCTCCAGATTGAGCACGGCTGA
- a CDS encoding tetratricopeptide repeat protein — protein sequence MNGDQERDAALSQAVRLREEGRAAEARVRLVALSERYPQDAEIAYQTAWAHDVLGLEREAVPFYERTLAVPGLPAEDRHGVFLGLGSTYRVLGRYEPALRTLRRGLAEFPRDPALESFLAMALYNTGEGREAVRTLLKALAATSEDPRVRSYRRAIEQYADDLDATEQP from the coding sequence GTGAACGGTGATCAAGAGCGGGACGCGGCCCTGTCGCAGGCGGTACGGCTGCGCGAGGAGGGCCGGGCCGCCGAGGCGCGGGTCCGGCTGGTGGCCCTGTCCGAGCGGTACCCGCAGGACGCGGAGATCGCCTACCAGACGGCGTGGGCGCACGACGTACTCGGCCTGGAGCGCGAGGCCGTGCCGTTCTACGAGCGCACCCTCGCTGTCCCCGGCCTGCCCGCCGAAGACCGCCACGGCGTCTTTCTCGGCCTCGGCAGCACCTACCGCGTGCTCGGCCGCTACGAACCGGCTCTGCGCACCCTGCGCCGCGGGCTGGCGGAATTCCCGCGGGACCCGGCCCTGGAGTCCTTCCTGGCCATGGCCCTGTACAACACCGGTGAAGGCCGCGAAGCCGTACGGACCCTGCTCAAGGCCCTCGCGGCCACGAGCGAGGACCCCCGGGTACGGAGCTACCGTCGCGCCATCGAGCAGTACGCCGACGACCTCGACGCCACGGAACAGCCGTAA
- a CDS encoding LacI family DNA-binding transcriptional regulator, giving the protein MKDVAARAGVGLKTVSRVVNGEPGVTPDTEQRVQEAIEALGFRRNDSARVLRKGRTASIGLVLEDLADPFYGPLNRAVEEVARAHGALLINGSSAEDPAREQELVLALCARRVDGLIVIPAGDDHRYLEPEIAAGVATVFVDRPAGKIDADVVLSDSFGGAREGVAHLIGHGHRRIGFIGDQPRIHTANERLRGYYAAMEEAGLPADDAWVSLGSTAPERVTEAVTAMLDGPEPVTAVFAGNNRVTVTAVRVLAGRERPVALVGFDDIELADLLRPGLTVVAQDATLLGRTAADRLFRRLDGANDAPARVELPTRLIARGSGEIPPWTP; this is encoded by the coding sequence ATGAAGGACGTCGCCGCCCGTGCCGGAGTGGGTCTCAAGACGGTTTCGCGTGTCGTGAACGGCGAACCGGGCGTCACGCCCGACACCGAGCAGCGCGTGCAGGAGGCGATCGAGGCGCTGGGCTTTCGCCGCAACGACAGCGCGCGTGTCCTGCGCAAGGGCCGCACCGCGAGCATCGGCCTGGTCCTGGAGGACCTCGCGGACCCGTTCTACGGGCCGCTGAACCGCGCCGTCGAGGAAGTGGCCCGCGCCCACGGCGCCCTGCTCATCAACGGATCGAGCGCCGAGGACCCGGCCCGCGAGCAGGAGTTGGTGCTCGCCCTGTGCGCCCGGCGCGTCGACGGACTGATCGTGATCCCGGCCGGTGACGACCACCGCTACCTGGAGCCGGAGATCGCGGCGGGCGTCGCCACCGTCTTCGTGGACCGCCCCGCCGGGAAGATCGACGCGGACGTGGTGCTCTCCGACAGCTTCGGCGGCGCGCGGGAAGGCGTCGCGCACCTGATCGGGCACGGCCATCGCCGCATCGGCTTCATCGGCGACCAGCCGCGCATCCACACCGCCAACGAGCGGCTCCGGGGCTATTACGCCGCGATGGAGGAGGCAGGGCTGCCCGCCGACGACGCGTGGGTGTCACTCGGCAGCACGGCTCCGGAGCGGGTGACGGAGGCGGTCACCGCGATGCTGGACGGCCCGGAGCCCGTCACCGCCGTCTTCGCGGGCAACAACCGGGTGACGGTGACGGCGGTTCGCGTGCTCGCCGGCCGGGAGCGTCCGGTCGCCCTGGTCGGGTTCGACGACATCGAGCTCGCGGACCTGCTCAGGCCCGGCCTCACCGTCGTCGCGCAGGACGCCACGCTGCTGGGCCGCACGGCGGCCGACCGCCTGTTCCGCCGCCTCGACGGCGCGAACGACGCGCCCGCTCGCGTGGAGCTGCCGACGCGCCTCATCGCGCGCGGGTCGGGCGAGATCCCGCCGTGGACACCGTGA
- a CDS encoding electron transfer flavoprotein subunit alpha/FixB family protein, whose protein sequence is MAEVLVYVDHVDGAVRKPTLELLTLARRIGEPVAVALGNGAEATAETLAQHGAVKVLTADAPEFSDYLVVPKVDALQAAYDAVSPVAVLVPSSAEAKEIAARLAVRIGSGIITDAVDLEAGDEGPVATQAVFAASYTTKSRVSKGTPVITVKPNSAPVEAAPAAGTVEALSVSFGENATGTKVVARTPRESTGRPELTEAAIVVSGGRGVNGAENFHVIEELADSLGAAVGASRAAVDAGWYPHSNQVGQTGKSVSPQLYIASGISGAIQHRAGMQTSKTIVAINKDAEAPIFDLVDYGVVGDLFAVVPQLTEEVKTRKG, encoded by the coding sequence ATGGCTGAAGTTCTCGTCTACGTCGACCACGTGGACGGTGCCGTCCGCAAGCCCACCCTCGAACTGCTGACGCTCGCCCGCCGTATCGGCGAGCCCGTCGCCGTCGCCCTCGGCAACGGCGCGGAGGCCACCGCCGAGACGCTCGCCCAGCACGGCGCCGTCAAGGTCCTCACCGCCGACGCCCCCGAGTTCTCCGACTACCTCGTCGTACCGAAGGTGGACGCGCTCCAGGCCGCGTACGACGCCGTCTCCCCGGTCGCCGTACTCGTCCCGTCCTCGGCCGAGGCCAAGGAGATCGCGGCCCGCCTCGCGGTCCGCATCGGCTCCGGCATCATCACGGACGCCGTCGACCTCGAAGCCGGCGACGAGGGCCCGGTGGCCACGCAGGCCGTGTTCGCCGCCTCGTACACCACCAAGTCCCGTGTCTCCAAGGGCACGCCGGTCATCACCGTCAAGCCGAACTCGGCGCCGGTCGAGGCCGCACCGGCCGCCGGCACCGTCGAGGCGCTCTCCGTCTCCTTCGGTGAGAACGCGACCGGCACCAAGGTCGTGGCGCGCACGCCGCGCGAGTCCACCGGCCGCCCGGAGCTGACCGAGGCCGCGATCGTGGTCTCCGGTGGCCGCGGCGTCAACGGCGCCGAGAACTTCCACGTCATCGAGGAGCTCGCCGACTCGCTCGGCGCCGCTGTCGGCGCCTCGCGCGCCGCCGTGGACGCAGGCTGGTACCCGCACTCCAACCAGGTCGGCCAGACCGGCAAGTCGGTCTCCCCGCAGCTGTACATCGCCTCGGGCATCTCCGGCGCGATCCAGCACCGGGCCGGCATGCAGACGTCGAAGACGATCGTCGCCATCAACAAGGACGCCGAGGCCCCGATCTTCGACCTCGTCGACTATGGCGTCGTCGGCGACCTCTTCGCGGTCGTCCCGCAGCTGACCGAAGAGGTCAAGACCCGCAAGGGCTGA
- a CDS encoding serine/threonine-protein kinase — MATGENERLAGRYRVVEQLGRGGMGVVWRAVDEVLGREVAVKELRTYNDSSGPELEGLRIRMQREARAAARVRHPGVVAVHDVTEHEGRPVIVMELVDGPSLDDVLSERGLLDPREAASIGARVLEALAAAHRAGVLHRDVKPGNVLLERTSGRVVLTDFGIAAMDDPGDGSATHLTRSGELVGSLDYLAPERAQGQEPGPASDVWALGATLYAAVEGGSPFRRTSTWSTLTAIVVEPLPEPRRSGPLGPVLQRLMAKDPAQRPDAEEAARMLTAVADGRDTAAPGVGLRGDEVPREATVRDVLPHRPEGFGPAGAPQTAPPVHSVRPVPPAHVTTPSPVAGAAPGRRPGRGRAALVAAGVAAVLLAGGGVTYVLTERSETASSESAKGTGESGSPRGLGSIPVGGEPSAAKKPAGTGAAGQDTGKSPRPDAKPPAGDEDGRGSDDAGEPGDSGKDSGADDDGTSGSSGGSDTSGGAGDPAGATTGGAGSGGSGPTPTGGGSGPGDPAPEPVCHSIGGGKYNCTVWQGAKSYTASGAEAGRLNAGTNYFYCQQNLGRRETSGEWTNVWWAKTDDDSGNTNVFVSDVYIKGGKNDEPVPGLPVC, encoded by the coding sequence GTGGCTACGGGGGAGAACGAGCGGTTGGCCGGCCGCTACAGAGTGGTCGAGCAGCTCGGCCGGGGCGGCATGGGCGTCGTCTGGCGCGCCGTCGACGAGGTGCTCGGCCGCGAGGTCGCGGTCAAGGAACTGCGGACGTACAACGACTCGTCGGGCCCCGAACTGGAGGGCCTGCGCATCCGGATGCAGCGCGAGGCGCGGGCCGCCGCCCGCGTGCGCCATCCCGGAGTCGTCGCCGTCCACGACGTCACCGAGCACGAGGGCCGCCCGGTCATCGTCATGGAACTCGTCGACGGGCCCTCCCTGGACGACGTACTGAGCGAACGGGGTCTGCTGGACCCGCGCGAAGCCGCGTCCATCGGCGCCCGGGTGCTGGAGGCGCTGGCCGCCGCGCACCGCGCCGGAGTGCTGCACCGCGACGTGAAGCCGGGCAATGTGCTGCTCGAACGCACCAGTGGCCGCGTCGTCCTGACCGACTTCGGGATCGCCGCGATGGACGACCCCGGCGACGGCTCCGCGACGCACCTGACCCGCAGCGGGGAACTGGTCGGCTCCCTCGACTACTTGGCGCCCGAGCGCGCCCAGGGTCAGGAGCCGGGCCCCGCGTCCGACGTCTGGGCGCTCGGCGCGACGCTGTACGCGGCGGTGGAGGGCGGCTCTCCGTTCCGCCGTACGTCGACCTGGTCGACGCTGACCGCGATCGTCGTGGAACCACTGCCGGAGCCGCGCCGTTCCGGGCCGCTCGGGCCCGTACTCCAGCGCCTGATGGCCAAGGACCCGGCGCAGCGCCCCGACGCCGAGGAGGCGGCGAGGATGCTCACCGCCGTCGCCGACGGCCGGGACACGGCGGCGCCGGGCGTCGGCCTCCGGGGCGACGAGGTGCCCCGAGAGGCGACCGTGCGCGACGTACTGCCGCACCGGCCGGAGGGGTTCGGCCCGGCGGGCGCCCCGCAGACCGCACCGCCGGTCCACTCCGTCCGGCCCGTACCGCCGGCTCATGTCACCACGCCTTCGCCCGTCGCCGGCGCGGCACCGGGGCGCAGGCCCGGACGCGGCAGGGCGGCCCTCGTGGCGGCCGGTGTCGCGGCGGTCCTGCTGGCCGGCGGCGGCGTGACGTACGTCCTCACGGAGCGTTCGGAGACGGCGTCCAGCGAGTCGGCGAAGGGAACGGGCGAGAGCGGTTCGCCCCGGGGCCTCGGCAGCATCCCGGTGGGCGGCGAGCCGTCCGCGGCGAAGAAACCGGCCGGAACCGGGGCCGCCGGGCAGGACACCGGCAAGAGCCCGCGCCCGGACGCGAAACCACCGGCGGGCGACGAGGACGGCCGGGGCTCCGACGACGCCGGTGAGCCGGGCGACTCCGGCAAGGATTCCGGCGCCGACGACGACGGTACGTCCGGCTCCTCCGGCGGCTCCGACACCTCGGGCGGGGCGGGCGACCCGGCCGGCGCCACGACCGGCGGGGCCGGAAGCGGCGGGTCGGGTCCCACGCCGACCGGCGGCGGAAGCGGCCCCGGCGATCCCGCGCCGGAGCCCGTCTGCCACAGCATCGGCGGCGGCAAGTACAACTGCACGGTGTGGCAGGGCGCGAAGTCCTACACGGCGTCCGGCGCCGAGGCGGGCCGGCTGAACGCCGGCACCAACTACTTCTACTGCCAGCAGAACCTCGGCCGCCGGGAGACCTCCGGCGAGTGGACGAACGTCTGGTGGGCCAAGACCGACGACGACAGCGGCAACACCAACGTCTTCGTCAGCGACGTCTACATCAAGGGCGGCAAGAACGACGAGCCGGTGCCCGGCCTGCCGGTCTGCTGA
- a CDS encoding electron transfer flavoprotein subunit beta/FixA family protein has translation MSLRIVVCVKYVPDATGDRHFAEDLTVDRDDVDGLLSELDEYAVEQALQIADEADDAEITVLTVGPEDAKDALRKALSMGADKAVHVEDDDLHGSDVMGTSLVLAKAIEKTGYDLVICGMASTDGTMGVLPAILAERLGVPQVTLLSEVSVEDGTVKGRRDGDAASEQLEASLPAVVSVTDQSGEARYPSFKGIMAAKKKPVESLDLGDLEIDADEVGLEGSWTKVDSATERPARTAGTIVKDEGEGGKQLAEFLAGQKFI, from the coding sequence GTGAGCTTGAGGATCGTTGTCTGTGTGAAGTACGTGCCCGACGCCACCGGCGACCGGCACTTCGCCGAGGACCTGACCGTCGACCGCGACGACGTCGACGGCCTGCTGTCGGAGCTCGACGAGTACGCCGTCGAGCAGGCGCTCCAGATCGCCGACGAGGCCGACGACGCGGAGATCACCGTGCTGACCGTCGGTCCCGAGGACGCCAAGGACGCCCTGCGCAAGGCGCTGTCCATGGGTGCCGACAAGGCCGTCCACGTCGAGGACGACGACCTGCACGGCAGCGACGTCATGGGCACCTCGCTGGTGCTCGCGAAGGCCATCGAGAAGACCGGTTACGACCTGGTCATCTGCGGCATGGCGTCGACGGACGGCACCATGGGTGTCCTCCCGGCGATCCTCGCCGAGCGCCTGGGCGTCCCGCAGGTCACGCTGCTCTCCGAGGTCTCCGTCGAGGACGGCACCGTCAAGGGCCGCCGTGACGGCGACGCCGCGAGCGAGCAGCTGGAGGCTTCCCTGCCGGCCGTCGTGTCCGTGACGGACCAGTCGGGCGAGGCTCGCTACCCGTCCTTCAAGGGCATCATGGCCGCCAAGAAGAAGCCGGTGGAGTCCCTGGACCTGGGCGACCTGGAGATCGACGCCGACGAGGTCGGCCTCGAGGGTTCCTGGACCAAGGTCGACTCCGCCACCGAGCGCCCGGCACGCACCGCGGGCACGATCGTCAAGGACGAGGGCGAGGGCGGCAAGCAGCTGGCCGAGTTCCTCGCGGGCCAGAAGTTCATCTAG
- a CDS encoding flavin reductase family protein: protein MTGPAQVASPDLLRSVFRQHAAGVAVITARGERPVGFTATSLNSVAADPPMISFGVGTGSSCWPVLAEAGHIGVHILREDQRDLAATFARSGADRFAPPTVWRTGPEGVPLLDGVLAWLVCRVVARVPAGDHRIVLGQAVAGDPAGHGRPLLYHQGRFNALRD, encoded by the coding sequence ATGACCGGGCCGGCCCAGGTGGCCTCTCCGGACCTGCTGCGCTCGGTGTTCCGGCAGCACGCCGCCGGGGTGGCGGTGATCACCGCGCGGGGCGAACGGCCCGTCGGCTTCACGGCCACCTCGCTCAATTCCGTCGCCGCCGATCCGCCGATGATCTCCTTCGGCGTGGGCACCGGCTCGTCCTGCTGGCCGGTGCTGGCCGAGGCCGGGCACATCGGCGTCCACATACTCCGCGAGGACCAGCGGGACCTGGCGGCCACGTTCGCCCGCAGTGGCGCCGACCGTTTCGCGCCGCCCACCGTGTGGCGTACGGGTCCCGAGGGGGTGCCCCTGCTCGACGGCGTACTGGCGTGGCTGGTGTGCCGTGTGGTGGCGCGCGTGCCGGCGGGGGATCATCGGATCGTGCTCGGTCAGGCCGTCGCCGGAGACCCCGCGGGACACGGCCGGCCGCTGCTGTACCACCAGGGACGCTTCAACGCGCTGAGGGACTGA
- a CDS encoding NUDIX hydrolase, protein MIVWINGAFSAGKTSAARELIDLIPNSTFYDPELIGGGLRYLLPQKRLAEVGDYQDLPIWRRLVVDTAAALLAEVGGVLVVPMTLLRQEYRDEIFGGLAARRIPVCHVLLSCEETILRERIAAREDPADGPEGSERARQWAYEHIEPYRAALSSWLAADAHVIDTSALTPAGTAVRIADAVRTGAAGGCEIVQTPEPTAETVAAGVLLFDEADRVLLVDPTYKPGWEFPGGVVERGEAPARAGVREVKEEIGIELAEVPRLLVVDWEPPRPPAFGGLRLIFDGGRLDSAAAGRLVLPGSELRGWRFVTEEEAAGLLPENRYERLRWALRARERSAVLNLEAGVPVG, encoded by the coding sequence GTGATCGTCTGGATCAACGGTGCGTTCAGTGCGGGCAAGACCAGCGCCGCGCGCGAACTGATCGATCTGATCCCGAACAGCACCTTCTACGACCCCGAACTGATCGGCGGGGGACTGCGTTACCTGTTGCCGCAGAAGCGGCTCGCCGAGGTCGGCGACTATCAGGATCTGCCCATCTGGCGCCGTCTGGTGGTGGACACCGCCGCCGCGCTGCTCGCGGAGGTGGGCGGTGTGCTGGTGGTGCCCATGACGCTGCTGCGTCAGGAGTACCGGGACGAGATATTCGGCGGCCTCGCCGCACGTCGCATTCCGGTGTGTCATGTGCTGCTGTCGTGCGAGGAAACGATCCTTCGTGAGCGGATCGCCGCCCGTGAGGATCCGGCGGACGGCCCGGAGGGCAGCGAGCGCGCACGCCAATGGGCGTACGAGCACATCGAGCCCTATCGCGCCGCGCTCTCCTCCTGGCTCGCCGCCGACGCCCATGTCATCGACACCAGCGCGCTGACACCCGCCGGGACGGCCGTACGGATAGCCGACGCCGTACGGACCGGGGCCGCGGGCGGCTGCGAGATCGTGCAGACGCCCGAGCCGACCGCCGAGACCGTCGCGGCGGGTGTGCTGCTCTTCGACGAGGCCGACCGGGTGCTCCTGGTCGATCCCACCTACAAGCCGGGCTGGGAGTTCCCCGGCGGAGTCGTGGAGCGGGGGGAGGCGCCCGCGCGCGCCGGGGTGCGTGAGGTCAAGGAGGAAATAGGGATAGAACTCGCCGAAGTACCGAGGCTGCTGGTCGTCGACTGGGAGCCGCCGCGGCCGCCGGCCTTCGGCGGTCTGCGCCTGATCTTCGACGGCGGCAGGCTCGACAGCGCGGCGGCCGGCCGACTGGTGCTCCCCGGCTCCGAACTGCGCGGCTGGCGTTTCGTCACCGAGGAGGAGGCCGCCGGGCTGCTGCCGGAGAACCGGTACGAGCGGCTGCGCTGGGCACTGCGCGCCCGCGAGAGGTCAGCCGTGCTCAATCTGGAGGCCGGAGTCCCGGTCGGCTGA